From Lagenorhynchus albirostris chromosome 10, mLagAlb1.1, whole genome shotgun sequence, the proteins below share one genomic window:
- the CCDC174 gene encoding coiled-coil domain-containing protein 174, with protein MDRKKKPLDVTASSLVDLKAELFRKQEEFKQEKLLKDAGVLGKPKPTTKKPSIWSRQNTGVSNRAEKDAEQKIEEQKTLDKAREKLEEKAKLYEKMTKGAFIDEEVEDMYLVDFTQKIIDKRKEMEELGANRDYRKTERDDDEETVSEKDIPPPQDPSEEWVDYVDSLGRSRRCMRKDLPHLLEMDKNLQGRLFVSPANEKTLLSEDMRKELQRQQWEEEERESLRRPMGPVHYEDIRENEARQLGVGYFAFARDKELRNKQMKTLEMLREQTTDQRTKRENIKEKRKAMLEARLAKLRQKKMKTSKEDGAEEEVRDGDVTGPLPPEPEVMPAPHTAAQSSKVEVIVQERKDTRPGVPHIREWDRGKDFSFGYWLKRQSDLRAERDPEFAPPSNYFVDQKRTGSLSSQAWNRPAPAQSDPGQHSGQSHDPSSSHTSSTPAPSGPPQAQAVTFETLDDMISYYKQVT; from the exons ATGGACCGGAAGAAAAAGCCTTTGGACGTCACGGCGTCCTCG TTGGTAGACCTTAAGGCTGAACTCTTCCGAAAACAAGAAGAATTCAaacaagaaaaacttttaaaagatgcTGGAGTTTTGGGGAAACCAAAACCAACTACTAAG AAACCAAGTATCTGGAGCAGACAAAACACAGGAGTTTCAAATCGAGCTGAGAAGGATGCTGAACAGAAGATTGAGGAACAGAAGACTTTGGACAAAGCGAG ggagaaattggaagaaaaagccaaattatatgaaaaaatgaCTAAAGGAGCCTTTATAG ATGAAGAAGTGGAGGATATGTACCTTGTGGATTTCACACAGAAGATCATAGACAAACGCAAAGAAATGGAAGAGCTTGGTGCCAATAGAGATtatagaaagacagaaagagatgaTGATGAAGAAACCGTTTCTGAAAAAGATATCCCTCCTCCCCAGGATCCCAGTGAAGAATG gGTGGATTATGTGGATTCTTTAGGGCGATCCCGGCGCTGTATGAGAAAGGATTTGCCACATCTGCTGGAAATGGATAAAAATCTTCAGGGGAGGCT TTTCGTTAGTCCTGCAAATGAAAAAACCTTACTATCTGAAGATATGAGAAAAGAACTCCAGCGCCAGcaatgggaggaagaagagagggagtcCCTGAGAAGACCAATGGGGCCCGTACATTACGAAGACATTCGTGAAAATG AGGCCCGGCAACTTGGTGTTGGATACTTTGCCTTTGCCCGAGATAAAGAGTTGAGAAACAAGCAGATGAAAACTTTAGAAATGCTGCGTGAGCAG ACAACAGATCAGAGAACAAAAcgagaaaatataaaggaaaagagaaaggctaTGTTAGAAGCAAGACTTGCCAAACTCCgacaaaaaaagatgaaaacatctAAAGAGGATGGAGCAGAGGAAGAAGTTAGAG ATGGAGATGTTACTGGGCCATTGCCACCAGAACCAGAGGTCATGCCAGCTCCTCATACAGCTGCCCAGAGTAGCAAAGTCGAAGTCATCGTTCAGGAGAGGAAGGATACCCGGCCTGGGGTGCCACACATCCGGGAGTGGGACAGAGGAAAAG ACTTTTCCTTTGGGTATTGGTTGAAGAGGCAATCAGATCTCCGGGCTGAGAGAGACCCTGAGTTTGCCCCACCATCGAATTACTTTGTGGACCAAAAAAGAACTGGTTCTCTGAGTAGCCAGGCATGGAACAGACCTGCACCTGCACAGAGTGACCCGGGGCAGCACTCTGGCCAGAGCCATGACCCCAGCTCTTCACATACATCATCCACTCCAGCCCCCAGCGGCCCACCACAAGCCCAGGCGGTCACTTTTGAAACTCTGGATGATATGATTTCATACTATAAACAAGTGACATGA